From a region of the Radiobacillus kanasensis genome:
- a CDS encoding TatD family hydrolase has translation MLFDTHVHLNVHQFDEDRDEVMERAHQAGVEKMVVVGFDRETIPKALSLAEEHDHIYATVGWHPVDAIDMTQKDLEWIEELSSHSKVVAIGEMGLDYHWDKSPKDVQKSVFRQQISLAKRVNLPIVIHNREATEDIVKILKEENAAKVGGIMHCYNDSVDYVQDCLDMNFYISLGGPVTFKNATLPKEVAKAVPIDRLLIETDCPFLAPHPNRGKRNEPAYVKLVAEKIAELREVSYEEVARSTTENAIRLFNI, from the coding sequence ATGTTGTTTGATACACACGTTCATTTGAATGTACACCAATTTGACGAAGATCGAGATGAGGTAATGGAACGAGCCCATCAAGCGGGTGTCGAAAAAATGGTAGTTGTCGGATTTGATCGAGAAACAATTCCAAAGGCGTTATCCCTAGCAGAAGAGCATGACCATATCTACGCAACAGTAGGCTGGCATCCAGTTGATGCGATTGATATGACTCAAAAGGACTTAGAATGGATTGAAGAATTATCATCCCACTCAAAAGTAGTAGCAATCGGTGAGATGGGCTTGGATTACCACTGGGATAAATCCCCTAAAGACGTACAAAAATCCGTATTTCGACAACAAATCTCGCTTGCTAAACGTGTGAACCTTCCAATCGTTATCCATAACCGAGAAGCGACGGAGGATATTGTCAAGATACTGAAGGAAGAGAATGCGGCAAAAGTCGGGGGGATCATGCACTGTTATAACGATTCGGTCGATTACGTTCAGGATTGTTTAGATATGAATTTTTATATTTCCTTAGGGGGTCCTGTTACGTTCAAAAATGCTACCCTTCCGAAAGAGGTAGCAAAAGCAGTTCCAATCGACCGCCTTCTCATCGAAACAGACTGTCCATTCCTTGCTCCACATCCTAACCGTGGTAAGCGGAATGAACCAGCTTATGTAAAGCTTGTTGCAGAAAAAATAGCGGAACTAAGAGAGGTCTCTTATGAAGAAGTAGCTCGTTCTACAACAGAAAATGCTATAAGATTGTTTAATATTTAA
- a CDS encoding G5 and 3D domain-containing protein, whose amino-acid sequence MNPISKLLPAWKHKLVIPMATILAALVLVSMITYQVTKAEVTVVKNGDEEIVNTHADTVAELLQELNINPSKYDTLSHKQQETITAGMTIMYEKAQPVEVTLNGKTTEYYTTADTVGAFLQENEIAISEHDKLSVAQEDEIKNGMNISIDQAFQITLTDAGKEQKVWTTGGTVADLLKGHDIKLGELDKLNVKETDKVNKDTVVKITRVEKVTDVVEETKDYAVVKKQDSSLAKGQEKVISSGEEGIVEKHYEVILENGKEVSRKLVKEQVKKESEKRVVAIGTKVNQNTGVNTVSRGDAPAGKTFYMKATAYNWNCASCSGSGYTSTGINLKANPDRKVVSVDPNVIPLGTKVWVEGYGYAIAGDTGGHIQGNRIDVHLPTLSAAQSYGTRRVQVKILN is encoded by the coding sequence ATGAATCCAATTTCAAAGCTATTGCCGGCATGGAAACACAAGCTGGTTATTCCTATGGCCACAATTTTAGCAGCACTTGTTTTGGTATCTATGATCACATACCAAGTAACAAAAGCTGAAGTTACTGTAGTCAAAAATGGGGACGAAGAAATAGTCAACACCCATGCAGATACTGTGGCAGAACTCTTACAAGAACTTAATATTAATCCTTCTAAATATGATACATTATCCCATAAGCAACAAGAAACAATCACAGCAGGTATGACCATCATGTATGAGAAAGCCCAACCTGTTGAAGTGACGCTAAATGGGAAAACAACAGAATATTACACTACTGCAGATACTGTAGGTGCGTTTTTGCAAGAAAATGAGATTGCCATTAGCGAGCACGACAAACTATCGGTGGCTCAGGAAGATGAGATCAAAAATGGAATGAACATTTCCATTGATCAGGCTTTCCAGATCACCTTAACCGATGCAGGGAAAGAACAGAAGGTTTGGACAACAGGTGGAACTGTTGCTGATTTACTAAAAGGTCACGACATTAAGCTTGGCGAATTAGATAAACTAAACGTCAAAGAAACAGATAAAGTAAACAAAGATACTGTTGTGAAAATAACAAGAGTGGAAAAAGTGACAGACGTGGTGGAAGAAACAAAGGATTACGCCGTCGTCAAGAAACAAGACAGCTCTTTAGCCAAAGGACAGGAGAAAGTAATTTCTTCTGGAGAAGAAGGAATCGTAGAGAAGCATTATGAAGTGATTTTGGAAAATGGAAAAGAAGTAAGTCGTAAGCTAGTAAAAGAACAAGTGAAAAAAGAAAGTGAAAAGCGCGTCGTTGCTATTGGAACAAAGGTTAATCAAAACACAGGAGTGAATACTGTTTCTCGTGGTGATGCTCCTGCTGGTAAAACTTTTTACATGAAAGCAACAGCGTACAATTGGAATTGTGCATCTTGTAGTGGTTCCGGCTATACAAGCACAGGAATTAACTTGAAAGCGAACCCGGACCGCAAAGTCGTATCCGTTGACCCTAACGTAATCCCACTAGGAACAAAAGTATGGGTAGAAGGTTATGGATATGCTATTGCTGGTGACACGGGAGGCCATATTCAAGGAAATCGTATTGACGTTCATTTACCAACCTTGAGTGCTGCCCAGAGTTACGGCACAAGGCGTGTACAAGTGAAAATTTTAAATTAA
- the rnmV gene encoding ribonuclease M5 yields MRIKEVIVVEGKDDTSKIKQAVDADTIETNGSAINEYIIQQIKHAQEKRGVIIFTDPDFPGERIRHIVSQAVPGCKHAFLTKQEAKAKRDKGIGIEHASTAVIQEALSQVYEIAGAYEPEITREEILAYGLMGGSEAKERRRKLGVRLRIGYANAKQLEKRLTSFQITKQAFEEAMQQILEEEES; encoded by the coding sequence GTGCGGATAAAAGAAGTCATCGTTGTAGAAGGAAAAGACGACACGTCTAAAATAAAACAAGCCGTTGACGCAGATACTATTGAAACAAATGGGTCTGCCATCAATGAATATATTATTCAGCAAATCAAACATGCGCAGGAAAAACGCGGTGTTATTATCTTTACAGATCCAGATTTTCCTGGTGAGAGAATACGTCACATCGTTTCTCAGGCTGTTCCGGGCTGTAAGCACGCCTTTCTAACCAAGCAAGAGGCGAAGGCGAAGCGGGATAAGGGAATTGGGATAGAGCATGCGTCTACTGCTGTGATTCAAGAAGCATTATCCCAAGTATATGAAATAGCGGGAGCATATGAACCGGAAATTACCCGTGAAGAGATATTAGCGTATGGATTAATGGGTGGTTCAGAAGCAAAAGAAAGACGAAGGAAGTTAGGTGTACGCCTTCGTATTGGTTATGCGAATGCCAAACAGCTGGAGAAGCGGCTAACCAGCTTCCAAATTACAAAGCAGGCTTTTGAGGAAGCGATGCAACAGATTTTAGAGGAGGAAGAGTCATGA
- the rsmA gene encoding 16S rRNA (adenine(1518)-N(6)/adenine(1519)-N(6))-dimethyltransferase RsmA — MTQEKAIATPSKTKEILHKHGFSFKKSLGQNFLIDVQILKNIMQHAGIDKETGTIEIGPGMGALTEQLAIHSDHVVAFEIDQRLVPILEETLQAYDNVSVVNKDILEADIQNEMKEHFKEGQPIKIVANLPYYITTPILMKLLMEQLPISSITVMIQKEVAERMAASPSSKSYGSLSIAVQYYTEAKVVMNVPKTVFMPQPNVDSSVLHLTLRTEPPVQVENETFFFDLVQASFAQRRKTLNNNLARHFSDKYTKQEVAELMELADIDGSRRGESLSMEEFARLANMFYKSVQK; from the coding sequence ATGACCCAAGAAAAGGCAATAGCGACTCCATCCAAAACGAAGGAAATTTTACATAAGCATGGCTTTTCCTTTAAGAAGAGTTTAGGTCAAAATTTTCTGATTGATGTTCAAATATTAAAAAATATCATGCAACATGCGGGAATAGATAAAGAGACAGGCACAATAGAAATAGGACCAGGAATGGGAGCATTGACCGAACAGCTTGCGATTCATTCCGATCATGTCGTTGCATTTGAAATTGACCAAAGATTGGTTCCTATTCTAGAAGAGACATTACAAGCCTATGACAATGTGTCGGTTGTGAATAAAGATATTTTAGAAGCGGATATTCAAAACGAAATGAAGGAACATTTCAAGGAAGGTCAACCGATTAAGATAGTCGCTAATTTGCCGTACTATATTACGACTCCTATTTTAATGAAGTTGTTAATGGAACAACTCCCTATATCCAGTATCACTGTCATGATTCAGAAAGAAGTGGCCGAAAGAATGGCGGCGAGCCCAAGTAGCAAAAGCTATGGCTCCCTATCTATTGCTGTTCAGTATTATACAGAGGCGAAGGTCGTCATGAATGTGCCGAAAACGGTTTTTATGCCTCAGCCAAATGTAGACTCTTCTGTCTTGCATTTAACCCTTCGTACAGAACCACCTGTTCAAGTAGAAAACGAAACTTTTTTCTTTGATCTTGTCCAAGCTTCTTTTGCTCAAAGGAGAAAAACATTGAATAACAATCTAGCTCGTCATTTCTCCGACAAATATACGAAACAAGAAGTAGCGGAGCTGATGGAGTTAGCGGATATAGATGGTTCTAGACGGGGAGAATCATTATCGATGGAAGAGTTTGCTCGACTAGCGAATATGTTTTATAAAAGTGTTCAAAAGTAG
- the yabG gene encoding sporulation peptidase YabG, protein MDIKIGDLVSRTSYNHDLLFRVINISDQMVLLHGEDMRLEADASPEDLVRIPERDLEKRRKKMKEQEDFSFRLFRQDYQLMKEKREYESTSGYEQTPNYFQLPARVLHLDGDRQYLKKCINVYQQLGLQVHGVHLDEKEMPEEIGRLVEKIQPDIIIITGHDAFSRNKGNKNDLGAYRHSKYFVETVREARRVVPHLDQLVIFAGACQSHFESLIRAGANFASSPSRVNIHALDPVYIAAKIAYTPFMDKVGVWDALRNTMTGEKGMGGVETRGLLRTGMPYIESGD, encoded by the coding sequence ATGGATATAAAGATAGGAGATTTAGTTTCAAGAACCTCTTACAATCATGATTTATTATTTCGAGTGATAAATATATCGGATCAAATGGTCCTTTTGCATGGGGAAGATATGCGACTAGAAGCAGATGCTTCACCAGAAGATCTCGTGCGCATACCTGAAAGAGATTTAGAGAAACGGAGAAAGAAAATGAAAGAGCAAGAGGATTTTTCCTTTCGCTTATTTCGACAAGATTACCAGCTGATGAAAGAAAAGCGAGAGTATGAGTCCACTTCTGGTTATGAGCAGACCCCAAACTATTTTCAATTGCCAGCGAGAGTCCTACATTTAGATGGGGATCGACAGTATTTGAAAAAATGTATTAATGTCTATCAACAACTCGGTCTACAAGTCCATGGCGTCCATTTAGACGAAAAGGAAATGCCGGAGGAAATAGGCCGTCTTGTCGAAAAAATTCAGCCGGATATTATTATTATTACTGGTCATGATGCATTTTCTCGGAACAAAGGGAATAAGAATGACCTTGGAGCATATCGACACTCCAAGTATTTCGTGGAAACGGTTCGCGAGGCAAGAAGGGTTGTTCCACATTTGGATCAGCTTGTTATTTTTGCGGGAGCGTGCCAATCACACTTTGAATCACTGATTCGTGCTGGTGCCAACTTTGCTAGCTCTCCTTCTCGAGTCAATATACATGCTTTAGATCCTGTTTATATTGCCGCAAAAATTGCTTATACGCCTTTTATGGATAAAGTAGGCGTATGGGATGCTTTGCGCAACACAATGACTGGAGAAAAAGGAATGGGTGGTGTAGAAACAAGAGGATTGCTCCGAACTGGCATGCCGTATATAGAGAGTGGAGACTAA
- the veg gene encoding biofilm formation stimulator Veg, protein MAKTLVEIKQGLDGQIGKRLKLRANGGRRKTIERYGTLAETYPSVFIVELDQQENAFERVSYSYADVLTETVELNFIDDMSKMALGEQ, encoded by the coding sequence TTGGCTAAAACATTAGTGGAAATTAAGCAAGGTTTAGACGGGCAAATTGGGAAACGCTTGAAGCTAAGAGCGAACGGCGGAAGAAGAAAGACCATCGAACGTTACGGAACTTTGGCTGAAACGTATCCTTCCGTTTTTATTGTTGAATTGGATCAACAAGAAAATGCATTTGAAAGGGTATCTTACAGCTACGCAGATGTTTTAACGGAAACAGTAGAATTAAACTTCATTGATGATATGAGTAAAATGGCGCTTGGGGAGCAGTAA
- a CDS encoding small, acid-soluble spore protein, alpha/beta type yields MGRRRGVMSDHLKEEIAKELGFYDTVKQEGWGGIRARDAGNMVKRAIQMAEEQMTRGKS; encoded by the coding sequence ATGGGTAGGAGAAGAGGAGTTATGTCCGACCATTTGAAAGAGGAAATTGCTAAGGAGTTAGGTTTTTACGACACAGTGAAGCAAGAAGGCTGGGGTGGCATTCGAGCACGTGATGCTGGGAATATGGTTAAGCGTGCCATCCAAATGGCAGAAGAGCAAATGACAAGGGGCAAATCCTAA
- the ispE gene encoding 4-(cytidine 5'-diphospho)-2-C-methyl-D-erythritol kinase — protein sequence MYLLEKAPAKINLSLDVLYKRPDEFHEVEMVMTTIDLADRIELIVLHEDRIEIKSENRFVPNDERNLAYRAAKLLKDTFSIKKGVRIYIEKQIPVAAGLAGGSSDAAATLRGLNKLWSLNLTTKELAELGAQIGSDVSFCVYDSTALAKGRGEQVIELPPPPACWVVLAKPAIGVSTQTVYQNLNLENVPHPRTKNMVQAILNQHYQGICDHVGNVLESVTLRLYPEVKQIKEHMEQSGADAVLMSGSGPTVFALVQHESRAQRMYNSLKGFCEEVYMVRMLGYPQSLD from the coding sequence ATGTATTTACTCGAAAAGGCTCCCGCCAAAATCAACTTATCCTTAGATGTACTGTATAAGCGACCAGATGAATTTCATGAAGTTGAAATGGTTATGACAACGATTGATTTAGCGGACCGTATTGAGTTGATCGTGTTACATGAAGATCGGATAGAAATTAAATCTGAAAATAGATTTGTTCCCAATGATGAACGAAATTTAGCCTATCGGGCGGCGAAGCTTTTAAAAGATACGTTTTCCATTAAAAAAGGAGTGCGTATTTATATTGAAAAACAGATCCCTGTTGCAGCCGGTTTAGCGGGAGGAAGTAGTGACGCTGCCGCGACATTAAGAGGATTGAATAAGCTGTGGAGCTTAAACCTAACTACGAAAGAGTTAGCAGAATTAGGTGCGCAAATTGGATCAGATGTATCATTCTGTGTCTACGATTCCACCGCATTAGCGAAAGGGAGAGGCGAGCAAGTTATCGAGCTACCACCACCCCCAGCGTGCTGGGTCGTATTAGCGAAGCCGGCGATTGGTGTCTCCACCCAAACCGTTTATCAAAATTTAAACTTAGAAAATGTACCGCACCCTAGGACAAAGAACATGGTGCAAGCTATACTAAATCAACATTATCAAGGGATATGTGATCACGTAGGGAATGTCTTAGAGTCTGTAACATTACGGCTTTATCCGGAAGTGAAACAAATAAAAGAACATATGGAGCAATCTGGCGCGGATGCTGTTCTGATGAGTGGCAGTGGACCAACTGTATTTGCTCTCGTTCAACATGAGAGTAGAGCACAGCGTATGTACAACAGTTTAAAGGGGTTTTGTGAAGAAGTATATATGGTTCGCATGCTCGGCTACCCTCAGTCACTTGATTAA
- the purR gene encoding pur operon repressor, whose protein sequence is MKRSDRLVAMTHYLIEHPSQLVSLPFFSETYDAAKSSISEDLAIINKRFQEEGIGYLESIAGAAGGVKYVPEMTKVKSEQFLDILCERLEDPNRLLPGGYLFMSDLLGEPNLVRKVGQIFASAFAKLEVEVVVTVATKGIPLAYAVASFLNVPVVIVRRDPKVTEGSTVSINYVSGNSKKIQTMVLPKRSLREGAKVCIIDDFMKAGGTINGIKELLKEFEADVVAIGVLAEAEDEEEERVVDQYTSLVQITNVDMKNKKIEVHEGNLFQ, encoded by the coding sequence ATGAAAAGAAGTGATAGATTAGTAGCTATGACACATTACTTAATTGAACATCCTTCTCAACTGGTATCCTTACCATTCTTTTCAGAGACGTACGATGCAGCTAAATCCTCCATCAGTGAAGATTTAGCGATAATTAATAAAAGGTTTCAAGAGGAAGGAATTGGCTACTTAGAATCCATCGCAGGTGCTGCAGGTGGTGTAAAATATGTACCGGAAATGACGAAGGTCAAAAGCGAGCAGTTTTTGGACATTTTGTGTGAGAGATTAGAGGACCCCAATCGTTTGTTACCTGGTGGATATTTATTTATGAGCGATTTATTAGGGGAACCGAATCTCGTTCGAAAAGTAGGCCAAATCTTCGCTTCTGCTTTTGCTAAGTTAGAGGTGGAAGTAGTGGTTACAGTAGCTACAAAAGGAATTCCTTTGGCCTATGCAGTCGCTTCCTTCTTGAACGTACCAGTAGTTATTGTTCGAAGAGATCCAAAAGTGACAGAAGGATCAACGGTGAGCATTAATTATGTGTCTGGCAACTCCAAAAAAATACAAACAATGGTCTTGCCGAAGCGAAGCTTACGAGAAGGGGCAAAAGTTTGTATTATTGATGACTTCATGAAAGCTGGCGGTACGATTAATGGAATCAAAGAGCTTCTGAAAGAGTTTGAAGCGGATGTTGTTGCTATTGGTGTGCTAGCGGAAGCGGAGGACGAAGAGGAAGAAAGAGTAGTCGATCAATACACGTCGCTTGTCCAAATTACAAATGTGGACATGAAAAATAAAAAGATCGAAGTGCATGAAGGAAATTTGTTTCAGTAG
- the spoVG gene encoding septation regulator SpoVG, which yields MEVTDVRLRRVNTEGRMRAIASITLDQEFVVHDIRVIDGNNGLFVAMPSKRTPDGEFRDIAHPINSNTRAKIQDAVLEEYHRAGEMEVEYEEAGAS from the coding sequence ATGGAAGTAACTGATGTGAGATTACGCCGCGTTAATACCGAGGGAAGAATGCGAGCCATTGCTTCTATTACGTTAGATCAGGAGTTCGTCGTACATGACATCCGTGTCATAGACGGTAACAACGGTTTATTTGTTGCTATGCCATCCAAACGTACACCGGATGGAGAATTCAGGGATATTGCACACCCTATTAACTCTAATACCCGTGCTAAGATTCAAGACGCTGTATTAGAAGAGTATCACCGTGCAGGAGAAATGGAAGTTGAATACGAAGAAGCAGGTGCTTCTTAA
- the glmU gene encoding bifunctional UDP-N-acetylglucosamine diphosphorylase/glucosamine-1-phosphate N-acetyltransferase GlmU translates to MTNRYGVVLAAGQGTRMKSKLYKVLHPVMGRPMVQHVVDQLKALQLSNIITVVGFGSELVKEQLGEDSSFVLQEEQLGTGHAVLQAKDLLASKEGTTLVVCGDTPLLTHDTLDALVSHHEKLGAKATILTALAPEPAGYGRVLRNASNDVERIVEHKDASEEEKTVKEINTGTYCFDNRSLFEALENVSNDNAQGEYYLPDVIQILQEQGEKVAAFQSGSFEETLGINDRVALAEAEKLMKRKINEKHMRNGVTIIDPDHTYIGPDVEIEQDVVLYPGTSLSGKTVIKKNAKIGPNTEIIDCLVGEETLIKQSVAKQSEIGKQVSIGPFAHIRPDASIGNEVKIGNFVEVKKSVIEDKSKVSHLSYIGDAEIGKDVNVGCGTITVNYDGKNKHLTKIEDGAFIGCNSNLIAPVTIGKGAYVAAGSTINKNVPDEALSIARVRQENKEGYVKRFKK, encoded by the coding sequence ATGACCAATAGGTATGGTGTTGTACTTGCAGCAGGACAAGGAACGAGAATGAAATCCAAGCTTTATAAGGTTCTTCATCCTGTTATGGGTCGCCCGATGGTACAGCATGTAGTAGATCAATTAAAAGCGCTTCAGCTAAGCAATATTATTACAGTTGTTGGATTCGGTTCAGAATTAGTAAAAGAGCAATTAGGAGAAGATTCAAGCTTCGTTCTCCAAGAAGAACAACTAGGAACCGGTCATGCAGTGCTACAAGCAAAGGATCTACTTGCCAGCAAAGAAGGAACAACATTAGTCGTTTGCGGAGATACTCCATTATTAACACATGATACGTTAGATGCACTTGTTTCCCATCACGAAAAGCTAGGTGCGAAAGCGACGATCCTTACAGCACTAGCACCAGAGCCAGCAGGTTATGGTCGCGTACTTCGGAACGCATCCAATGATGTAGAGCGAATCGTGGAGCATAAGGATGCAAGTGAAGAGGAAAAAACAGTTAAAGAGATCAATACTGGTACGTATTGTTTTGATAATCGTTCGTTATTTGAAGCATTGGAGAACGTGTCTAATGACAATGCACAAGGGGAGTATTACTTACCGGATGTTATTCAAATTCTTCAGGAGCAAGGGGAAAAGGTTGCAGCCTTCCAAAGTGGAAGTTTTGAAGAAACATTAGGCATAAATGATCGAGTTGCCCTTGCGGAAGCAGAAAAACTAATGAAACGAAAAATAAATGAAAAACATATGAGAAATGGTGTCACTATCATCGACCCAGACCACACATATATCGGTCCAGACGTCGAAATCGAACAAGATGTTGTTCTTTATCCTGGAACGAGTCTTTCAGGGAAAACCGTCATCAAAAAGAATGCGAAAATAGGACCAAACACAGAGATTATCGACTGTTTGGTTGGGGAAGAAACACTGATTAAGCAAAGTGTTGCAAAACAAAGTGAGATTGGTAAGCAAGTTTCCATCGGTCCATTTGCTCATATCCGACCAGATGCATCCATTGGGAATGAAGTGAAAATCGGAAACTTTGTAGAAGTGAAAAAATCGGTTATCGAGGATAAATCCAAGGTCTCTCATCTGAGCTATATCGGTGATGCAGAGATTGGAAAAGATGTTAACGTCGGCTGTGGAACAATCACAGTGAATTATGATGGAAAAAACAAACATCTAACCAAAATAGAAGATGGAGCATTTATCGGTTGTAATTCCAACTTAATTGCGCCCGTGACGATCGGAAAAGGTGCATATGTAGCAGCAGGCTCTACCATAAACAAAAACGTTCCGGACGAGGCATTATCGATTGCTCGTGTCCGACAAGAAAATAAAGAAGGCTACGTGAAGCGTTTTAAAAAATAA
- a CDS encoding ribose-phosphate diphosphokinase, whose protein sequence is MSSGYKDSSLKVFSLNSNQELAKEIASHIGTDLGKCSVTTFSDGEVQINIEESVRGCDVYVVQSTSEPVNQHMMELLIMIDALKRASASSINIVMPYYGYARQDRKARAREPITAKLVADLLQTAGANRVITLDLHAPQIQGFFDIPVDQLVGVPILAEYFLKKDLKDIVVVSPDHGGVTRARQMADRLKAPIAIIDKRRPKPNVAEVMNIVGNIEGKTAILIDDIIDTAGTITLAANALIENGATEVFACCTHPVLSGPAIERIENSKIKELIVTNSIALKEEKKTDKLSQLSVAPLISEAIVRVHELQSVSILFD, encoded by the coding sequence ATGTCATCGGGTTATAAAGATTCGTCGCTAAAGGTATTTTCATTAAATTCAAATCAGGAGTTAGCCAAAGAGATTGCTAGTCATATCGGAACAGATTTAGGAAAGTGCTCCGTTACCACTTTCAGTGATGGGGAAGTGCAAATTAATATCGAAGAAAGTGTACGTGGTTGTGACGTATATGTGGTTCAGTCTACTTCTGAGCCTGTAAACCAGCATATGATGGAACTCCTTATCATGATTGATGCGTTGAAACGTGCATCTGCAAGTTCTATCAACATTGTAATGCCTTATTATGGGTATGCTCGTCAGGACCGAAAAGCTCGTGCTAGAGAACCAATCACAGCCAAGCTTGTAGCAGACCTGCTGCAAACAGCTGGAGCAAATAGAGTAATCACGCTAGATTTACACGCTCCGCAGATTCAAGGTTTCTTTGATATTCCAGTTGATCAGTTAGTAGGGGTACCTATTTTAGCAGAATACTTCCTGAAGAAAGATTTAAAGGATATTGTCGTTGTATCTCCTGACCATGGTGGAGTAACTCGTGCACGACAAATGGCGGATCGATTAAAAGCTCCAATTGCTATCATTGATAAGAGAAGACCGAAGCCAAATGTTGCGGAAGTCATGAATATCGTAGGGAATATCGAAGGAAAAACAGCCATTTTAATCGATGATATCATTGACACAGCTGGAACGATTACGCTTGCTGCTAATGCTTTAATTGAAAATGGTGCAACAGAAGTATTTGCGTGCTGTACACACCCAGTTTTGTCTGGTCCGGCTATCGAACGTATTGAAAATTCTAAGATAAAAGAATTAATTGTGACAAATAGTATTGCTTTAAAAGAAGAGAAGAAGACGGACAAGCTAAGTCAGCTATCTGTAGCTCCTTTAATTAGTGAAGCAATTGTGCGTGTGCATGAACTTCAGTCTGTAAGTATTTTATTCGACTAA
- a CDS encoding 50S ribosomal protein L25/general stress protein Ctc yields MAVTLKVDHREDLKQSNTRKIRNSGLIPAVVYGKDKDPVTVSVNSLELLKTVRDEGRNAIISLNVNGSTVDVMLHDYQVEPIKGELLHADFYVVNMSQEMDVEVAIHLTGESIGVKDGGVLQQPLYNLAVRAKPANIPEEISVDVTDLAVGDSITVGDLKSGRGYEIQEDDNTTVVTILPPDSGAEQDEVEAPEEIADADSEASNEEEEENKE; encoded by the coding sequence TTGGCAGTCACGTTAAAGGTAGATCATAGAGAGGATTTAAAACAGTCCAACACGAGAAAAATTAGAAATAGTGGGTTGATTCCAGCAGTTGTGTATGGAAAGGATAAAGATCCTGTAACGGTTTCTGTTAATAGTTTGGAACTGTTAAAAACGGTAAGAGACGAAGGTAGAAATGCTATTATCTCTTTAAATGTAAATGGTAGTACGGTAGATGTTATGCTACATGACTATCAAGTAGAACCAATTAAAGGAGAACTTCTACACGCAGACTTCTATGTGGTAAATATGTCACAAGAAATGGACGTAGAAGTTGCCATTCATCTAACTGGTGAATCTATTGGAGTGAAAGATGGTGGTGTCCTGCAGCAGCCTCTTTATAACTTAGCTGTACGAGCTAAGCCAGCGAATATCCCTGAAGAAATTAGTGTGGATGTAACCGACTTAGCGGTTGGGGATAGTATAACAGTAGGCGATTTGAAGTCTGGTCGTGGTTATGAAATTCAAGAGGATGATAATACGACTGTTGTAACAATCTTGCCACCTGATAGTGGTGCAGAGCAAGATGAAGTAGAGGCTCCGGAAGAGATTGCTGATGCAGATTCAGAAGCAAGTAATGAGGAAGAAGAAGAAAATAAGGAATAA